A genomic window from Pseudomonadales bacterium includes:
- a CDS encoding DUF4115 domain-containing protein, which translates to MTEVPPQSDPAGTTPGPESGSVQAAEPGPGALLLAAREHLGVSTQEVADELKLPTHVIEALENDDYVRMPPSVFSRGYLRSYARLLDLDPEVLLKLYPQLSQEPELSTQVAVVPFWQKMDMVQIAAIIGVVLVVLLVVLSLLFGDAEEEASDSPALEQIEGAPAAAAVDPAIGSTTTVPVADVPAGTKVQPEVNTDSAEDVIRVEVEEEVPRPPTSVNRTSRAAEVPRPPASVNRTSRAAEVPAADLPGPASASEVSDPPAPVPLSAGVRRITAAGDDRLTLTFSADCWVEVRSLDGGNLYSDLNRSGRTLELVGRGPFRVRLGYAPGVELSFNGERVPLAARTRNNVANLVLGQ; encoded by the coding sequence GTGACTGAAGTCCCTCCCCAGTCGGATCCGGCGGGCACAACGCCCGGTCCGGAATCCGGCTCTGTGCAGGCCGCGGAGCCAGGTCCTGGCGCGCTGCTGCTGGCGGCCCGGGAACATCTGGGCGTGAGCACACAGGAGGTTGCAGATGAGCTGAAACTGCCGACCCATGTGATCGAAGCCCTCGAGAATGATGACTATGTGCGCATGCCGCCCAGTGTCTTCAGCCGTGGCTATCTGCGCTCCTACGCCCGGCTGCTGGACCTGGATCCGGAAGTGCTGCTGAAGCTCTACCCTCAGTTGAGCCAGGAACCCGAGCTGAGCACCCAGGTCGCCGTGGTGCCGTTCTGGCAGAAGATGGATATGGTGCAGATTGCCGCCATCATCGGAGTCGTGCTCGTGGTGCTGCTGGTGGTCCTGTCTCTGCTGTTCGGCGACGCGGAGGAAGAAGCCTCGGACAGCCCGGCGCTGGAACAGATCGAGGGGGCGCCCGCAGCGGCAGCAGTGGACCCTGCAATCGGCAGCACGACGACTGTTCCGGTTGCCGATGTCCCTGCCGGGACGAAGGTTCAACCGGAGGTCAATACCGATTCTGCGGAAGATGTGATCAGGGTAGAGGTTGAGGAAGAGGTGCCGCGACCCCCCACCTCAGTAAACAGGACATCCCGCGCGGCTGAGGTGCCGCGACCCCCCGCCTCAGTAAACAGGACATCCCGCGCGGCTGAGGTGCCGGCAGCCGATCTCCCCGGTCCTGCATCGGCCAGCGAAGTCAGTGACCCGCCGGCTCCGGTTCCGCTGTCTGCCGGTGTGCGCAGAATTACAGCGGCCGGTGACGACCGTCTGACGTTGACGTTCAGTGCGGATTGCTGGGTAGAGGTACGGTCACTCGATGGCGGGAATCTCTACAGCGACCTCAACCGGTCGGGCCGTACACTCGAACTGGTCGGGCGGGGTCCCTTCCGCGTTCGCCTCGGGTACGCGCCGGGTGTCGAACTCAGTTTTAACGGTGAGCGCGTACCGCTGGCGGCGCGTACTCGCAACAACGTCGCCAACCTGGTGCTCGGCCAGTAG